From Cellvibrio zantedeschiae, the proteins below share one genomic window:
- the msrA gene encoding peptide-methionine (S)-S-oxide reductase MsrA — MFYAQQKLALPTPEQALPGRTEKMPVTHAHMVLGNSLQEPFPSGLEKIVFGLGCFWGAERRFWQQEGVYTTAVGYAAGYTPNPTYEEVCSGLTGHNEVVLVVFDPAKISLNKLFKVFWESHNPTQGMRQGNDRGTQYRSGIYTFDEQQLELAKATQVEFQKALVSAGLGEITTEILPLKEFYYAEPYHQQYLAKNPNGYCGLGGTGVCLN; from the coding sequence ATGTTTTACGCGCAGCAGAAGTTAGCATTACCGACCCCTGAGCAGGCCTTACCTGGGCGTACAGAAAAAATGCCTGTAACTCATGCTCATATGGTGTTGGGAAATTCTTTGCAAGAACCTTTCCCAAGTGGACTCGAAAAAATTGTTTTTGGCCTGGGTTGCTTTTGGGGTGCAGAGCGTCGTTTTTGGCAACAAGAAGGCGTGTATACAACTGCTGTAGGTTATGCCGCTGGCTACACACCAAATCCGACTTATGAAGAAGTATGTTCCGGTTTAACGGGTCACAATGAAGTTGTGTTAGTAGTGTTCGATCCAGCGAAAATATCCTTGAACAAATTGTTCAAAGTGTTTTGGGAATCCCACAATCCCACACAGGGAATGCGTCAAGGTAATGATCGCGGCACCCAATATAGGTCAGGCATTTACACTTTTGACGAACAACAGCTTGAGCTTGCTAAAGCAACGCAAGTTGAATTTCAAAAAGCACTGGTAAGTGCCGGGTTGGGTGAGATCACTACAGAAATTTTACCGCTTAAAGAATTTTATTATGCGGAGCCCTATCATCAACAATATCTCGCCAAAAATCCCAATGGATACTGTGGATTAGGCGGAACGGGCGTTTGTTTGAATTAA
- the sohB gene encoding protease SohB → MEFLTEYGLFLAKTLTFVVAVFVIISLIVSASSRAKKSEKGHIQISKLNEKFKAMREALQHAVLDEDQIKQLEKDEKKRLKLEKAEHKKAAKEKSKKNPTQEADAEHKKRVFVLDFHGDIKASANDSLREAISAVLTLATPKDEVVVKVESGGGMVHSYGLASSQLARITNKEIPLTVCVDKVAASGGYMMACVANKIVAAPFAILGSIGVVAQLPNFHRLLKKNDIDYEMFTAGEFKRTVTMFGENTEKGREKFVEDIEDTHVLFKDFVSEHRPQVDIATVATGEVWFGRRAKDVNLIDLLQTSDEYLLNQVETADIFEVEYTVKKSLTEKFGFAAQTAVERALFSVWEKAQLNRWF, encoded by the coding sequence TTGGAATTTTTAACAGAATACGGTTTGTTTCTTGCTAAAACCTTGACCTTCGTGGTCGCGGTATTTGTGATTATTAGTTTAATAGTGTCAGCCAGTTCGCGCGCGAAAAAATCCGAGAAAGGGCATATTCAAATCAGCAAATTGAATGAAAAATTCAAAGCTATGCGCGAAGCCTTGCAACATGCGGTGTTGGATGAAGATCAAATTAAACAGCTTGAAAAAGACGAAAAGAAACGTTTGAAGCTCGAAAAGGCGGAGCACAAAAAAGCGGCTAAGGAAAAAAGTAAAAAAAATCCTACGCAAGAGGCAGATGCAGAACACAAAAAACGTGTGTTTGTGTTGGATTTTCACGGTGACATTAAAGCATCAGCAAATGATAGCCTGCGCGAAGCCATAAGTGCGGTGTTAACTTTGGCAACGCCGAAAGATGAGGTGGTGGTTAAAGTCGAAAGTGGTGGTGGCATGGTCCACAGTTACGGCTTGGCTTCCAGCCAGTTGGCACGTATCACTAATAAAGAAATTCCGCTTACTGTATGTGTCGATAAAGTAGCGGCATCGGGTGGATACATGATGGCTTGTGTCGCCAACAAAATTGTAGCCGCACCATTCGCTATATTGGGTTCCATCGGCGTGGTAGCACAATTGCCGAATTTTCATCGCCTGCTCAAGAAAAATGATATTGACTACGAAATGTTTACTGCCGGTGAATTCAAACGAACTGTAACTATGTTTGGCGAGAATACTGAAAAAGGTCGCGAAAAATTTGTAGAAGATATTGAAGATACGCACGTGCTATTTAAAGACTTCGTGAGTGAGCATCGTCCTCAAGTAGATATAGCAACTGTTGCTACCGGTGAAGTTTGGTTTGGTCGCCGCGCTAAAGACGTCAACTTGATCGATTTGCTGCAAACCAGCGATGAATACTTGCTGAACCAAGTTGAGACGGCAGATATTTTTGAAGTTGAATATACCGTGAAAAAATCCCTTACGGAAAAGTTTGGTTTTGCTGCCCAAACAGCGGTAGAGCGTGCATTGTTCAGTGTTTGGGAAAAAGCTCAATTGAACCGTTGGTTTTAA
- a CDS encoding MotA/TolQ/ExbB proton channel family protein, which produces MFEIILSGGVMMIPIILCSIAVIGISIERYWTLNPNKVAPRTLLAQVWSWIKSNQVDAAKLRELKQSSPLGKILAAGLSNSRHGRDVMKDSIQEAANQVIHDLERYIGALGTIANVAPLLGLLGSVFGMIETFNAIMLKGSGNAGVLAGGIAVALIATAAGLIVAIPATILHRYFLRRVDSLVVIMEEESIKLVDALHTDRSVDVKLV; this is translated from the coding sequence GTGTTCGAAATCATCTTGTCCGGTGGTGTAATGATGATTCCAATCATCCTCTGTTCGATAGCCGTTATCGGTATCAGTATTGAGCGCTATTGGACACTCAATCCTAATAAAGTCGCCCCCCGTACATTGCTCGCACAAGTGTGGAGCTGGATTAAAAGTAATCAGGTTGATGCGGCTAAATTACGTGAATTAAAACAATCCTCTCCCTTGGGAAAAATTCTTGCTGCTGGTTTAAGTAATTCTCGTCACGGCCGCGATGTAATGAAGGATTCTATTCAAGAAGCCGCTAATCAAGTAATTCATGATCTCGAGCGCTACATAGGTGCTTTAGGTACCATTGCGAATGTGGCGCCTCTGTTGGGTTTGTTGGGCAGCGTCTTTGGTATGATTGAAACCTTTAACGCAATTATGTTGAAAGGTTCTGGCAATGCTGGTGTGTTAGCCGGTGGCATTGCAGTCGCCTTGATCGCAACTGCAGCTGGTTTAATTGTGGCGATTCCTGCAACTATTTTGCACCGTTATTTTTTGCGCCGCGTTGATAGCCTCGTCGTGATAATGGAAGAAGAATCAATCAAGTTGGTGGATGCACTACATACTGACCGCAGTGTTGATGTGAAGCTGGTGTAA
- the nudC gene encoding NAD(+) diphosphatase: MHYVVADEKFLCSDSGSIALLSQFEIARLNLEPLVKHDLKSSLGENVFVIDINLVDLPGFQWLSLRNLLEYLSEDEFQTAGRALQVLRWHYDHQFCGRCGKSTEQHSQDFAKTCVTCKIDFYPRLSPCIITLVTRGDECLLAWHVRSKEEKYSCLAGFIEVGESPEQTLEREVKEEVGLRVSNIRYVASQPWPFPGQLMLGYFADYEGGDIVVDEQEIVAAYWYRYDQLPKIPPPSTISGRLIDAFVKERQSIRTNNDSKD; this comes from the coding sequence GTGCATTATGTCGTTGCGGACGAAAAATTTTTATGTTCTGACAGTGGTTCGATTGCGCTTTTAAGTCAGTTTGAAATAGCTCGCTTAAACTTGGAACCCTTGGTAAAACACGATTTAAAAAGTAGCTTGGGCGAAAACGTTTTTGTAATCGATATAAATCTGGTCGATCTACCGGGATTTCAGTGGTTGAGTTTGCGCAATTTACTGGAGTATTTATCTGAAGACGAATTTCAAACGGCCGGTCGAGCTTTACAGGTTTTGCGGTGGCATTATGATCACCAGTTTTGCGGAAGGTGCGGTAAATCCACAGAACAACATTCGCAAGATTTTGCAAAAACCTGTGTAACTTGCAAAATAGATTTTTACCCCCGTTTATCGCCTTGCATTATTACCTTGGTTACGCGCGGTGATGAATGCTTGTTAGCTTGGCATGTACGTTCCAAAGAAGAAAAATATAGCTGCCTTGCTGGTTTTATCGAGGTAGGAGAAAGTCCCGAACAAACGCTTGAACGAGAAGTGAAGGAAGAAGTGGGCCTTAGGGTTAGCAATATTCGTTATGTGGCGAGCCAACCCTGGCCATTTCCCGGGCAATTGATGTTGGGATATTTCGCAGATTATGAGGGCGGTGACATAGTCGTAGATGAACAAGAAATCGTAGCTGCTTATTGGTACCGCTATGATCAACTGCCAAAAATTCCGCCCCCTTCAACTATTTCTGGCCGTTTGATCGATGCATTTGTGAAAGAAAGACAATCTATTCGTACAAATAATGACTCAAAAGATTAG
- a CDS encoding DNA internalization-related competence protein ComEC/Rec2: MAILLFFCSGIIFVGCLPELPSLSFLLALLSGAFFCTFFLHKKFPFVLCLLFLLLGFCYGTWAGSRLLENQILPDLVERDLVIEGRVTGLPQENNRRQLFSFAVKQAYSAYDHSASFEHFPDKLNISSYSDLRVKTGEEWRLTVKLKRPRGFVNPGGFDYQASLLRRGVGATGYIRQDENLLLKPQPKFSIDVLRFELQQWLINKSQSTEKGILVALLVGDTSLVDRERWGEMIKTGTNHLIAISGLHLGFFAIVGFFIGNLIGRCVQIFWHKYPSVVSGYIFSVLFTFFYSLIAGFNIPTIRTLIMLVVVQLMLLWRRSFRARDSLLIALVLVLLYDPLAAYDIGFWLSFCAVGMLIFCFSGRIQITRRLGLMNSTRNYLIVFVKSQWVMFIGLLIPLAILIHTSSLLAPPANFVAIPLVTFFVVPCLIISALCHFSFPGLEDFFLHCAEWGMHLVHKWLNYLLIAGTGKLNPLINFNPCAIGVAVLSVFLILLPRGIGNKYIGAAGLILSLLVPLKSLPELQMLVFDVGQGTAVLVRTPNHQLLYDTGPLYTENFDAGSGIIVPYLQSQGIESLDVLVVSHNDQDHIGGLDGVLAATQVKKLWLGEPEKLQRNELGPGAENCHIQKPWQWDQINFQFVSWPIQPNAKANNHSCVLMVEFNGHRILLAGDIEKEVERNLVAQESLAPVDILLAPHHGSHTSSTAEFVARVRPQTVVYSAGFHNQHGHPHADIKARYDSVGAMPLNTALSGALEFTWQDDSLKIIQYRQSARRYWFDVNE; this comes from the coding sequence ATGGCAATTTTACTCTTCTTTTGCTCCGGTATTATTTTTGTAGGATGCCTGCCGGAATTACCTTCATTATCTTTTTTGCTTGCGCTTTTATCAGGTGCGTTTTTTTGCACATTCTTTCTACATAAAAAATTTCCTTTTGTCCTCTGCTTGCTATTCCTATTGCTGGGTTTTTGTTACGGAACTTGGGCGGGGAGCCGCTTACTTGAAAATCAGATCCTACCTGATTTAGTGGAACGGGATTTGGTTATAGAGGGCCGGGTCACTGGCTTACCGCAAGAAAATAATCGTCGACAGCTTTTTTCATTCGCGGTAAAGCAAGCCTACTCCGCTTATGATCACAGTGCGTCCTTTGAACACTTTCCAGATAAGCTGAATATCAGCAGCTATTCAGATCTAAGAGTTAAAACCGGCGAAGAATGGCGATTAACAGTGAAGTTAAAACGACCGCGCGGTTTTGTAAATCCCGGTGGCTTTGATTATCAGGCTTCACTTTTACGCCGCGGCGTGGGTGCGACCGGTTATATTCGCCAGGATGAAAATCTATTATTGAAGCCGCAGCCGAAATTTTCCATCGATGTACTTCGTTTCGAGCTACAACAATGGCTTATCAATAAAAGCCAAAGTACTGAAAAGGGAATTCTGGTTGCCTTGTTAGTAGGTGATACGTCTTTAGTGGATAGGGAACGCTGGGGCGAAATGATTAAAACGGGAACCAATCACCTGATTGCTATTTCTGGTTTGCATCTCGGCTTTTTTGCAATTGTCGGTTTTTTTATCGGAAATTTAATCGGGCGCTGCGTACAGATATTTTGGCATAAATATCCTTCGGTAGTGAGTGGTTATATTTTCTCCGTATTGTTTACATTTTTCTATAGCCTTATTGCGGGTTTCAATATCCCGACAATTCGAACCCTGATAATGCTGGTTGTGGTGCAGCTGATGCTTTTGTGGCGGCGTAGCTTTCGTGCGCGTGATAGCCTGTTAATTGCGTTAGTTTTAGTCCTGCTATACGACCCCTTGGCGGCTTACGACATTGGATTTTGGCTTTCGTTTTGCGCAGTGGGCATGTTAATTTTTTGTTTCTCTGGACGAATTCAAATTACCCGGCGTCTGGGGCTTATGAATAGCACCAGGAATTACTTAATTGTGTTTGTAAAATCGCAATGGGTAATGTTCATTGGCCTCCTTATTCCTTTGGCAATTCTAATTCATACATCATCGTTACTTGCACCGCCGGCAAATTTCGTGGCCATCCCCTTGGTTACTTTTTTTGTGGTGCCTTGTTTAATTATCTCTGCGCTTTGCCATTTTTCTTTTCCAGGGCTGGAAGATTTTTTTCTACATTGTGCTGAGTGGGGAATGCATCTTGTACATAAATGGCTTAATTATTTATTGATTGCGGGAACAGGCAAGTTAAATCCCTTAATTAATTTTAATCCCTGCGCGATTGGCGTCGCCGTACTCAGTGTTTTTTTAATATTGTTGCCGCGCGGTATAGGTAATAAATATATTGGTGCTGCAGGATTAATCTTGTCATTGCTAGTACCGCTTAAATCTCTTCCCGAATTACAAATGCTGGTGTTTGATGTGGGGCAGGGAACCGCTGTCTTGGTTCGCACACCCAATCATCAATTGCTGTATGACACAGGACCACTCTATACAGAAAATTTTGATGCAGGCAGCGGAATTATAGTTCCTTACTTACAAAGCCAGGGAATCGAATCTTTAGATGTTTTGGTAGTTAGCCATAACGATCAAGATCATATAGGTGGCTTGGATGGGGTATTGGCTGCAACTCAGGTAAAAAAATTATGGTTGGGGGAGCCCGAAAAGTTGCAGCGCAATGAGCTTGGTCCGGGTGCAGAAAATTGTCACATCCAAAAGCCGTGGCAGTGGGATCAAATTAATTTTCAGTTTGTGTCATGGCCCATTCAGCCAAATGCTAAAGCCAACAATCATTCTTGCGTGTTAATGGTTGAATTTAATGGACACAGAATTTTGCTGGCGGGCGACATTGAAAAGGAGGTAGAACGAAACCTGGTGGCTCAGGAAAGTCTAGCCCCGGTAGATATTTTATTGGCACCCCATCACGGTAGCCATACATCATCGACCGCTGAATTTGTAGCCCGGGTTCGTCCGCAAACAGTTGTCTACAGCGCTGGCTTTCACAATCAACATGGACATCCCCACGCAGATATAAAAGCCCGCTATGATTCAGTGGGAGCTATGCCGCTTAATACTGCGCTTAGTGGTGCGCTGGAATTCACATGGCAAGATGATTCTCTCAAGATAATTCAATACCGCCAGTCTGCAAGACGTTACTGGTTTGATGTAAACGAGTAA
- the lpxK gene encoding tetraacyldisaccharide 4'-kinase, with product MKKSHNFWLKAWYGNSAWIYLLLPLSWLFALISALRKFILVHFLQKKISIPVIIVGNISVGGTGKTPLIIELVKYLQNHGHKPGVVSRGYGGTAPNYPYLLNEKSLASEAGDEPLLIQRTTQCFVCVAPDRVAAAKKLEEQGCTIILSDDGMQHYALGRALEVAVVDGQRLFGNQQLLPVGPLREPVSRLKSVDFIVINNPVSKEFLSGYHHLHCMKVQPLAWRKVASWQECSLTEIDFKSPIHAVAGIGNPERFFKTLDGLSLNYYAHCFPDHHKFSADDFADYRADTIVMTEKDAVKCQAFAKSEWYSLVVGAQLNEYFWQAFQHKLDSL from the coding sequence GTGAAAAAATCTCACAATTTCTGGTTAAAAGCATGGTACGGTAATTCCGCCTGGATTTATTTGCTTCTGCCTTTAAGTTGGTTATTCGCGTTAATTAGTGCGCTGCGAAAATTTATTCTTGTTCATTTCCTGCAAAAAAAAATATCAATCCCTGTCATCATTGTGGGCAATATTTCCGTAGGTGGTACAGGAAAAACCCCACTCATTATTGAACTGGTCAAATATTTACAAAATCATGGTCACAAACCTGGTGTGGTCAGTCGTGGCTATGGTGGCACAGCTCCTAACTATCCCTATTTGTTAAATGAAAAATCCCTTGCGTCCGAAGCTGGTGATGAACCCTTGCTTATTCAACGCACAACCCAATGTTTTGTCTGTGTTGCACCTGATAGGGTTGCTGCGGCGAAAAAATTGGAAGAACAGGGATGCACAATCATTCTCAGTGACGATGGTATGCAACATTATGCCTTGGGCAGAGCGCTAGAGGTTGCAGTTGTTGATGGTCAGCGTCTTTTTGGAAACCAACAACTTTTACCTGTGGGGCCCTTACGGGAGCCGGTATCGCGGCTAAAGTCAGTTGATTTTATTGTGATTAATAATCCGGTGAGCAAAGAGTTTTTATCAGGTTACCATCATCTTCATTGTATGAAAGTACAACCGCTTGCATGGCGCAAAGTTGCGTCTTGGCAAGAATGCTCTCTCACCGAAATTGATTTTAAATCGCCCATTCATGCAGTTGCCGGTATAGGTAACCCAGAACGATTTTTTAAAACTCTTGATGGGCTTTCGTTAAATTATTACGCACATTGTTTTCCCGATCATCACAAATTTTCTGCTGATGATTTTGCGGATTACCGCGCGGATACTATTGTAATGACTGAAAAAGATGCTGTGAAATGCCAGGCATTTGCTAAATCGGAATGGTATTCATTGGTAGTGGGCGCGCAATTGAATGAATATTTTTGGCAGGCCTTCCAGCATAAATTGGATTCCTTGTAA
- a CDS encoding cation/multidrug efflux pump yields the protein MLYTLVALVVVLVAAYIAFRAIKILWLSSWFVGWLKGMFGLSLLTLGVAVALIAYDIYSYKQILVGQPVATINFETIEDQFFDALVVDANGNQQRFSLYGDQWQLDARIIKWQGYFSGFDIKPAFRLDRLSGRYYDIHKETTEKRSSFSLVKSPLQLDLWHFINEHPQWFSVIDAHYGTARYLPMKNGALYEISLTTTGLNVRPLNDVASKAMAEWK from the coding sequence ATGTTATATACCTTGGTTGCGCTAGTCGTTGTTTTGGTCGCTGCATATATCGCTTTTCGCGCGATAAAAATACTTTGGCTCAGCAGCTGGTTTGTGGGCTGGTTGAAAGGTATGTTTGGTCTCAGCCTGCTTACCCTTGGCGTAGCTGTCGCCTTGATTGCCTACGATATTTATAGCTACAAGCAAATCTTGGTGGGGCAACCTGTTGCAACTATCAATTTTGAAACCATTGAAGATCAATTTTTTGATGCCTTGGTGGTGGATGCCAATGGCAACCAACAACGATTTAGTTTGTATGGTGATCAATGGCAGTTGGATGCACGTATCATTAAATGGCAAGGTTACTTTTCGGGCTTTGATATTAAGCCGGCATTCCGCCTGGATCGCCTGAGCGGCCGCTATTACGATATTCATAAAGAAACTACAGAAAAACGTTCGAGTTTTTCTTTGGTGAAAAGTCCTTTGCAGTTAGATTTATGGCACTTTATTAATGAGCATCCGCAATGGTTTTCAGTAATCGATGCACATTACGGCACTGCGCGTTATTTGCCTATGAAGAATGGCGCGCTTTATGAAATCAGTTTAACCACTACTGGTTTAAATGTTCGTCCCTTGAATGATGTGGCGAGCAAAGCTATGGCAGAGTGGAAATAG
- a CDS encoding pilus assembly protein, translating into MSVNEAFNIASLKMVHDELLATIEQSALRLEQFASDRTNGELLQNCIEGVRQIRGTLSLIQLKGVDLLADELLEHINDITLGDDPTTDKRLDLLTSAFFMLPRYLEFCLQTSRSMALLLIPHINELRQARRAPLLPESYYFAFEPLKVTRTATSQSAPTQENLPVLVRRLRHMYQAGLLKVLQGSQIKPSFGIMCRALERLESVCGISPLGNLWWLANATLSAVCEENLRITKSRKMLLSSLDREIKRLQFEGNAVINREPDTALIKELLYLLTLSKSTTEKTKAVVSAYGLPPLTYSDAELAREMEFLKGPSVNTINSMAAVLTDELHSTKNILERAAQSGAELLSESPELLDTLKKIADILAIVGLVSPSNSLKQEIEKIQRWQSTGEAVNSSDLLGVADTLLYVESTIAGLGKTNLSDEKLAQINALSRDDVMANNQIAEAEKLVIDEVESGLAMVKRALSAFSESNYDKAHIANISATLDSVRGGMFVLGLPRAAKVIAGCMKFIDESLMEDEQQAAIQHMMDTFADAIISLEYYLDSLKVDKKADTEVLRIAEESLEALGYKV; encoded by the coding sequence ATGAGTGTCAATGAAGCTTTTAATATTGCCTCGTTAAAAATGGTACATGATGAGTTGCTGGCAACGATTGAGCAGTCAGCCCTGCGTCTTGAGCAGTTTGCAAGTGATAGAACCAACGGCGAATTACTTCAAAATTGCATTGAGGGTGTCAGGCAAATTCGCGGCACCTTGAGTTTGATTCAGCTAAAAGGTGTGGATCTCTTAGCTGACGAGCTACTGGAGCATATTAACGACATTACTCTCGGCGACGATCCTACAACCGACAAGCGTTTGGATTTGTTGACCTCAGCGTTTTTCATGCTGCCGCGCTACTTGGAATTTTGTTTGCAAACATCACGTAGTATGGCTTTGTTGCTAATTCCTCATATTAACGAATTGCGCCAGGCACGCCGTGCGCCCTTGCTGCCTGAAAGTTATTATTTCGCGTTTGAACCCTTAAAAGTTACTCGTACAGCGACAAGTCAATCTGCACCAACGCAAGAAAATCTGCCGGTATTAGTGCGGCGTTTGCGTCATATGTATCAAGCAGGTTTGTTAAAAGTTTTGCAGGGCTCGCAAATTAAACCCTCATTTGGAATTATGTGTCGCGCGCTTGAGCGTTTGGAATCTGTTTGTGGTATCAGCCCCTTGGGCAATTTATGGTGGCTTGCTAACGCGACATTAAGCGCAGTTTGCGAAGAGAATTTGCGTATTACAAAAAGTCGCAAAATGTTATTAAGCAGTTTGGATCGTGAAATCAAACGTCTGCAATTCGAGGGTAATGCAGTTATTAACCGCGAGCCCGATACCGCTTTAATTAAAGAATTGCTGTATTTGTTGACTTTATCAAAATCAACAACTGAAAAAACTAAAGCTGTTGTCTCTGCTTACGGCTTACCACCCTTAACCTATAGCGATGCAGAGCTTGCACGCGAAATGGAATTCTTAAAAGGGCCTAGCGTAAACACCATTAATTCCATGGCTGCTGTACTTACTGATGAGTTACATAGCACTAAAAATATTTTAGAGCGCGCGGCGCAAAGCGGTGCGGAATTATTGTCTGAGTCTCCCGAATTATTAGATACATTGAAAAAGATTGCTGACATTTTAGCGATTGTTGGATTGGTTTCCCCGAGCAATAGTCTTAAACAAGAGATTGAAAAAATCCAACGCTGGCAATCCACAGGCGAAGCAGTTAACTCTAGTGATTTATTAGGTGTTGCAGATACATTGCTTTATGTGGAAAGTACTATCGCTGGTTTAGGTAAAACTAATTTGTCCGATGAAAAGCTCGCACAAATTAATGCGCTGTCCCGCGATGACGTAATGGCGAACAATCAAATTGCTGAAGCTGAAAAATTAGTCATCGACGAAGTTGAATCTGGCTTGGCGATGGTTAAGCGCGCATTAAGTGCTTTCTCTGAATCCAATTACGATAAAGCCCATATCGCTAATATTTCAGCAACTTTGGATAGTGTTCGCGGTGGTATGTTTGTATTGGGGCTACCGCGCGCCGCTAAAGTTATCGCGGGTTGCATGAAATTTATTGACGAATCCCTGATGGAAGACGAACAGCAAGCCGCTATCCAACATATGATGGATACCTTTGCAGACGCCATTATTAGCCTCGAATATTATTTAGATAGTTTAAAAGTCGACAAAAAAGCAGATACCGAAGTATTGCGTATTGCTGAAGAAAGCTTGGAAGCTTTGGGTTATAAGGTGTAA
- a CDS encoding ExbD/TolR family protein has product MKFRRQSRELEPMNLISLIDVMFFLLIFFMLSSTFTKETHLGVELPEAKGEPSTDSKQQIEIVIGEQGSFSINGQSLVNNEADTLRAAILKTSEGKTDLPLLLTADAKTPHQFVVTAMDVAGQLGFTRLSITSRQPEAVEVKKK; this is encoded by the coding sequence ATGAAATTCCGTCGTCAGTCTCGCGAACTGGAACCTATGAATTTAATATCACTGATTGATGTGATGTTTTTTCTATTAATATTTTTTATGTTGTCGAGCACTTTCACCAAAGAAACTCATTTAGGCGTTGAGCTACCTGAAGCAAAAGGCGAACCCTCAACTGATTCTAAGCAACAAATTGAAATTGTAATTGGCGAGCAAGGTAGTTTTTCCATCAATGGCCAAAGTTTGGTGAATAACGAAGCGGATACCCTCAGGGCGGCGATTTTAAAAACGTCTGAAGGTAAAACCGATTTACCATTGTTGTTGACAGCCGATGCAAAAACTCCGCATCAATTTGTAGTTACCGCAATGGATGTTGCAGGTCAGTTAGGTTTCACTCGGCTAAGTATTACCTCTCGTCAACCTGAAGCGGTTGAAGTGAAGAAAAAGTAA
- the kdsB gene encoding 3-deoxy-manno-octulosonate cytidylyltransferase, translating into MKFTVVIPARYASTRLPAKPLKEIAGKPMIQHVYERACESKAHQVIVATDDARIESAAKSFGAQVCMTSAEHTSGTDRLQEVVASLGLADDEIVVNVQGDEPLIPAQVINQVAENLAGMKDAGMATLSEPIHSLLDFRNPNIVKVVADVNGRALYFSRAAIPWPRDHFAQANVDTLPDNFPAQRHIGIYAYRVGLLHKFVTWSPAPLEKIESLEQLRVMWNGQVIHIAEAVVAVPGGVDTEEDLQRIKKLLEK; encoded by the coding sequence ATGAAATTTACTGTTGTAATTCCCGCGCGCTATGCGTCTACTCGTTTACCCGCAAAGCCTCTAAAAGAAATTGCAGGTAAGCCAATGATCCAGCATGTTTATGAACGTGCGTGTGAAAGTAAGGCTCATCAAGTAATTGTCGCTACAGATGACGCGCGCATTGAAAGCGCGGCCAAATCTTTTGGTGCGCAAGTCTGTATGACTTCTGCAGAACACACATCGGGAACTGATCGCTTGCAGGAAGTTGTTGCAAGCTTGGGCTTGGCGGATGATGAAATTGTTGTAAATGTGCAGGGCGACGAACCTTTAATTCCCGCACAGGTAATTAACCAGGTCGCAGAAAACTTGGCCGGCATGAAAGACGCCGGTATGGCAACGTTAAGTGAGCCCATACATAGTTTGCTAGATTTCCGTAACCCCAATATTGTAAAAGTAGTTGCTGATGTTAATGGGCGTGCTTTGTATTTCTCGCGTGCAGCTATTCCATGGCCGCGTGACCATTTTGCTCAAGCAAACGTGGACACACTACCCGACAATTTTCCTGCGCAGCGCCACATAGGTATATACGCCTATCGCGTAGGTTTGTTGCATAAATTTGTTACCTGGTCTCCGGCGCCACTTGAAAAAATTGAGTCCCTTGAGCAATTGCGCGTTATGTGGAATGGCCAGGTTATCCATATTGCCGAGGCTGTTGTTGCAGTACCAGGTGGTGTGGATACTGAAGAAGATTTGCAGCGTATAAAGAAATTATTAGAGAAGTAA